In the Elizabethkingia bruuniana genome, TTTGGAGGTGCTGTATTTACCTTAATACAAGGTGGTCTGGCTGATATATTTGGTTCATGGAGATGGACATGGAGCCTCACCGTTATATGTGAACTACTTATGCTTTCCTATGCACTTTTCGGTTCTCGTATAAGGCCCAAAGATATTATTCAGTAAAACTAAACCCTGACACACTTATGTATAAATTTAAATTAATGATCATTTTTTCAATGATCACAGGAAGCATATTACTATATGGCCAGGAAATACACTCCGCATTACAACTTCGTAATAACCACTTGTGGAGAGGTATAGAAGTAGCCTCTGGTCTAGTATATACCGGAGATATCCATTTGGATTATAAGAATTTTTATGGGGGATTCTGGGCAGGCGGAACAGCGAATGGCGATTACAAAGAATTCAATAACTATATCGGATACAAAAACAAACATCTGACACTAGAGCTATGGGATATTTATAATTTCTCTCCTAATGCAACCTACAATAACAAAGAGTTTTTTAATTACAATGCCAGGGAGACCGGACGCTTCATGGATTTCAGATCTTATTATACAATCAGTGACCGTATACCATTGATCCTAAGCTGGAATACTGTAATCTCCGGCAGGGACAGAAATAAAGAGAACACACACAATAAGTATTCTACTTTTGTCTTTGCAGAATATCCGGTATACAAAAAGGATGATTTGGAAGTACGTGGGAGACTTGGTTATAGCTTTGCAATAAACAATCCCGGAGAACAGAACAACTTCTTTTCGAAGAGGGCAGGTTTCAACGAAATCAGCCTTATGATATCGAAGCCTTTGTCAATAGGCAATTACAAGATCCCGCTAGGATTATGGGGAATGTGGAATCCAGTAGATAATCGTGCGATTCTACAATTTTCAGCACAGGTATACTCTTTTTAGTATTACATCTATAAAAAAGAAATACATTATTTTTAATGAAGAAATCATTCATAACCGAAAAGGCTATTAAATAATTATAATGAAAGAAAATAAAATAAAAGTTGCCTGCTATGGCGAAGTATTATGGGATATATTTCCGGGAGGGCAGCAAAGAGCCGGAGGAGCTCCGTTTAATGTCGCTTACCACCTTTCCAGAATGGGTGTAGATGCTCATATGATTAGCAGCGTTGGTAGTGATCACTTAGGAAGTGAATTACTGGAAAAAATCCAAAACTGGAACATTCCTATTAATGGGATTCAGATAAATGACCAATATCCTACCAGTACAGTCGTAGCTACTATAGATGAGAATAATGATGCCCACTATGATATCATTCAGCATGTAGCCTGGGATTATATTGAAACCAGACCTGCAGATCTAAACCTCCTAACAGAAACTGATGCATTGGTATTCGGAACATTGGCCGCCAGAAATGAAAAATCCAAAAATACATTGTTCGAGTTAACAGAAGCCAGCAATTATAATGTATTCGATATTAACCTGCGTCCTCCTTATTACGATATACACTTGATTAAAGACTTATTGCACAGGACTCAGTTGGCAAAGTTCAACAAAGCGGAGCTTCGCATGATGCTGGATTTTATGGGTAAAGATTACGTTACCGAAAAAGACAGTATACAATATCTCCAGGATGTATTTGGTATGAAGGAAATAATTGTTTCTAAAGGCAGCAAAGGAGCATTATATGCCAATAAAGATAACTTCTATTTGTATCCAACAGTGTCTGTTGAAGTAAAAGATACCGTAGGCAGCGGCGATTCTTTTCTTGCCGGCTTTTTATCCAAACGCTTAGAAACAGGTACTTCTGCTCAACAGATTATGCACCAGGCTGTCGCACTGGGTGCATTTATTACTGCACAAGAAGGAGCCTGCCCGGAATACACCCTGGATTATTTTACAAAGTTCAGAGATCAACACCAGGTTTCTGCGCTTCCTGTATAAATCTCTGGCGGGAATTATTTATAAATTACAAAAGAAATTAAAGAAAAACGTCATAGGTTTTGAAAGCCTATGACGTTTCTATATTAAAGCAATATTTAATTTCTAGAGAAAGGAGAATAATCTTAGTTTTTCAAAAACTGAAGTATACACTTCGTTTACAGAAAGCTTTTTATATCCAAAAGATGTTTTACAGATTTTAGTTTTTCTTCTTGCTTATCTTCTTTCAAAGCATCAAAGAAAATAACATCCATACCGAATCCTTGTGAGCCTTTTACATCAGCAATCCAATCGTCTCCTATCAGAATACTTTCTTCTTTCTGAGCGTTAGCTTTTCCCAATGCGAACTCAAATATTTTTGGATTTGGTTTTCTTACGCCTACATCATCTGCACTTGTTATGGTTTCAAAGTAAGGAGTTAAGCCCGAACCTTTTATTTTACGGTGAGTAACATCATAAAAGCCATTCGAAATAATATGGATATTGTAATTTTTATCTTTAAGATAGTCTAGCACTTCCTTTGTTCCGTCTACAAGTTCGTTGTAACCAACAATTTCATCAAGGAAATTTATTTCAAAATGCTCAGCCAGTTCCGTATTGTCTACACCAAAGAACAGGAAGGTATCATAGAAGCGATGTTGTCTTAGATATTCCTTATCAATTTCACCATCTCTTATCTGTTCCCATAATCTCTCATTAATTTCATCATATTTGTTATGAAATTCTTCAAAGTCTATTCCATAAAGACTATTTATCTCTTTGCGGTTGAAAAGATCCTTAAGTGTTAAATATGCATTCTTGCGGTGGTCCCACAAAGTATTGTCAAGGTCAAAAAAAATGTGTCTAAATTTCATAATGTAAAATTCAGACACAAATTTAAAGAAAATTGCTAGTTAGTTTTTAGAGAATACAACTTTTATAGTACGTGTATCCACTATTTTAATATTTTTGGAATAGCTTAACAAGAAATCTATTGTAGATTTTCTTGGCTTGAACTTAGCCTTTCCTAAAGAGTCGAGTTGTTTCATAGAAAATCGTTTCGTTATTATATCTATATAACGCACCGATTTTCAATTTATTATTTAGTAAGGATAATTTGATGTTCCTCCATCATTTTCCGTAGGTTAATAAGTGCATAGCGCACCCTGCCTAAGGTCGTATTAATACTTGAATTGGTATGTTCGGCAATTTCTTTAAAACTTAATTCTTTAAAGAAGCGGAGTTCCAACACTTCTCTTTGATTTTCCGGAAGGCATTCTATCATTTTGTACAGATCATCATTAATCTGAATCTGGATTAGCCTATCTTCTATATTCGCATCAGGTTCCTTTATGATGTCGAAAATAGAGAATTCTTCATTATCATAAGAAGATTCGGATATCTTGAAGTTTTTTGATTTTTGTCTGTAGTGGTCAATAACCAGATTATGAGCAATACGTTTAGCCCATAATGAGAATTTGCCTTCATCTTTATAGCGCCCTTCTTTCAGGGTCACAATAATTTTCATGAAAGTATCCTGAAAAACATCATTGGCGAGGTCTTCGTCTCCTAATTTGTAAAAAATAAAAGTGAAAATTTCGCGTTGGTGGCGCTTTAAGAGGATTTCCAAAGCTGCTTCATTTCCTTTTTGAAAATCAGCAATAAGTTTACTATCTGGCAGTGTCTTCATTATTCATTTACTTTAAAATGCCGAAAAGCAGTAGCAAAATTATTTTGCCATCTCTTCGAATCATTGTTTTAAAGTAAACTTCCTGCTTATAGTAATATTATTTGTTTGTTTGAACTGCTAAATTATAAAATTATTTAATAACACCAACTTTTAATAAAAGAAATCGTGCTATTTTTTAGATAAAGCTACTAAAGGAATATTAAAAGTCAGATTAAAATTAAAGCCTTTCAACTGTTTCCCGTTTAAAGTAGCATCTCCGTAATTAAAGGCATAACCTCCGGTAAGATCTATAATCCCGAAAAGGCTGAATCCTGCTTTTGGTGCAATATACTTGTTCGTACTTTCAGCACCTAGGAGAAAATACCATGAGTGAAAAATATCTACGTTCTTTTCGAAGTTCAATAAAATATCTGCCTGTACTTTTGGCATAACAGCAAACTTACCATTAGTCTCACCCATCATTGCGGCTGCTCCTACTCTGAAAAGAGTATCGTCGTTGGTTAAAAATAATAGACGCCCGCCTACTTCTCCAAAGCTTTGGTTCTGATAAGCATATCCGGCATGCACCATTGGGTGTACTGTTAGCTGAGCCTTTGCTGCTACTGAAAGTAGCAACAAAAACGCAGGTAATATTTTAAGAAAAATCTTCATGACTATTTGTTCATGGACATTAAGAACTCTTCATTATTTACAGTAGACTGCATGTGTTTTTTTACAAACTCCATCGCTTCTACAGGATTCATATCTGCAAGATACTTACGCATAATCCACATTCTTTGCTGGGTTACCTCGTCAAGTAATAAATCGTCTCTACGTGTACTGGAAGAGATAAGATCTACAGCAGGGTAAATACGCTTGTTCGCGATTTTTCTGTCTAATTGAAGTTCCATGTTACCTGTTCCTTTGAATTCTTCAAAGATCACTTCGTCCATTTTAGAACCTGTATCAATTAATGCAGTTGCAATAATAGTTAACGAACCACCACCTTCAATTTTTCTCGCTGCACCAAAGAATCTCTTTGGCTTATGCAATGCATTAGCATCCACACCACCAGAAAGTATTTTCCCGGATGCAGGAGTTACTGTGTTGTAAGCTCTAGCCAAACGTGTAATAGAATCCAGAAGGATTACTACATCATGACCACATTCTACAAGCCTCTGCGCTTTAGACAATACCAGATTGGCAACTTTTACGTGCTTGTCAGCAGCTTCGTCGAATGTAGATGCAATAACTTCCGCATTTACGCTTCTCTGCATATCGGTAACTTCTTCAGGTCTTTCGTCAATTAGTAAGACCATCATATAGGCTTCCGGGTGGTTTGCAGAAATGCTGTTGGCAATATCCTTCAACAACATTGTTTTACCAGTTTTAGGCTGTGCTACGATCATCGCACGCTGTCCTTTACCAATTGGTGCAAAAAGGTCTACAATTCTTGTTGATAGTGTTGCATTTTTTCCAGCCAGGTTAAATTTCTCCTGTGGGAAAAGTGGCGTTAAAAATTCGAAAGCTACTCTGTCCTTAATATAAGCAAGATCTCTCCCGTTTACTTCTGTAGGACGTTGTAAAGAGAAATACTTCTCTCCTTCTTTAGGCAAACGAACAATACCTTTTACGGTATCACCAGTTTTTAATCCGTAGTTCTTAATCTGACTTGTAGACACATATACATCATCCGGAGACGAGATATAACTAAAGTCTGAAGATCTAAGGAATCCATAATTATCTGGTAAAATTTCCAGAACACCTTCCACAGTTACAATACCATCGAAGCTATATTCTTTCTTCTGAGGTTCAGAATGTTTTGCATCACCATTATTTCTGTTTTGATTATGGTGATGTTGTCTATTCTGATTATTGTTGTTATTGTTCTGGTTGTTATTTTTTTGCTGAGGAACAGCTTGTGTTTCTTTTTTGGCAGGTGCCACAACTTCAACAGGTTCTGAAGCTTCCGGAGCAGTTTCTTCCGGTGTTGTCTTTGCCTCTACAGGCGGTGGAGTTTTGGTAACTCTTCTTCTTTGCTTTTTTTCTGGCTGACTAATTTCCTCGGTAACTTTAGCAGCCTCCTCTACAGGAACTTCAGCTTTAGTAGTCTCGGCCTTCTTTCTAACTTCCTTTACAGGCGCTTCAGGCTTAGCCGGTTCCTCTGGAGTTTTTACAACTTCAGCTTTGGCAGCAGGCTTCCTTCCTCTTTTCTTAGGTTGTGCAGCTTCTTCATTTCCGGCATCATTTCCTTTATCCTGTGGTCCGAGGTAATCCTTAATCGTTTGAGGGTTGGATGCCTGAAAATCCAATATAGCGTAAATTTTTTCGTT is a window encoding:
- a CDS encoding carbohydrate kinase family protein; translated protein: MKENKIKVACYGEVLWDIFPGGQQRAGGAPFNVAYHLSRMGVDAHMISSVGSDHLGSELLEKIQNWNIPINGIQINDQYPTSTVVATIDENNDAHYDIIQHVAWDYIETRPADLNLLTETDALVFGTLAARNEKSKNTLFELTEASNYNVFDINLRPPYYDIHLIKDLLHRTQLAKFNKAELRMMLDFMGKDYVTEKDSIQYLQDVFGMKEIIVSKGSKGALYANKDNFYLYPTVSVEVKDTVGSGDSFLAGFLSKRLETGTSAQQIMHQAVALGAFITAQEGACPEYTLDYFTKFRDQHQVSALPV
- a CDS encoding RNA polymerase sigma factor — translated: MKTLPDSKLIADFQKGNEAALEILLKRHQREIFTFIFYKLGDEDLANDVFQDTFMKIIVTLKEGRYKDEGKFSLWAKRIAHNLVIDHYRQKSKNFKISESSYDNEEFSIFDIIKEPDANIEDRLIQIQINDDLYKMIECLPENQREVLELRFFKELSFKEIAEHTNSSINTTLGRVRYALINLRKMMEEHQIILTK
- the rho gene encoding transcription termination factor Rho; this encodes MFDIESLKSKSDTELTKISKDLGIGVKKTSDINEKIYAILDFQASNPQTIKDYLGPQDKGNDAGNEEAAQPKKRGRKPAAKAEVVKTPEEPAKPEAPVKEVRKKAETTKAEVPVEEAAKVTEEISQPEKKQRRRVTKTPPPVEAKTTPEETAPEASEPVEVVAPAKKETQAVPQQKNNNQNNNNNNQNRQHHHNQNRNNGDAKHSEPQKKEYSFDGIVTVEGVLEILPDNYGFLRSSDFSYISSPDDVYVSTSQIKNYGLKTGDTVKGIVRLPKEGEKYFSLQRPTEVNGRDLAYIKDRVAFEFLTPLFPQEKFNLAGKNATLSTRIVDLFAPIGKGQRAMIVAQPKTGKTMLLKDIANSISANHPEAYMMVLLIDERPEEVTDMQRSVNAEVIASTFDEAADKHVKVANLVLSKAQRLVECGHDVVILLDSITRLARAYNTVTPASGKILSGGVDANALHKPKRFFGAARKIEGGGSLTIIATALIDTGSKMDEVIFEEFKGTGNMELQLDRKIANKRIYPAVDLISSSTRRDDLLLDEVTQQRMWIMRKYLADMNPVEAMEFVKKHMQSTVNNEEFLMSMNK
- a CDS encoding YjjG family noncanonical pyrimidine nucleotidase, with product MKFRHIFFDLDNTLWDHRKNAYLTLKDLFNRKEINSLYGIDFEEFHNKYDEINERLWEQIRDGEIDKEYLRQHRFYDTFLFFGVDNTELAEHFEINFLDEIVGYNELVDGTKEVLDYLKDKNYNIHIISNGFYDVTHRKIKGSGLTPYFETITSADDVGVRKPNPKIFEFALGKANAQKEESILIGDDWIADVKGSQGFGMDVIFFDALKEDKQEEKLKSVKHLLDIKSFL